DNA from Phycisphaerae bacterium:
GGTCTCGTCGCGCTCATCAGGGGGCGGTTGTGTCGCCGCGGCTACGGCGTGCTCGAGTGCGTCCCATTCCTCGGCTGTGAGCATCTGGTTCTCGCGGGCGGCGAGCACCGCCTCGGCGGCGGTGACGACCTCGCGGAGCCGGTCCAGTTCGGTGTTCACGCGTCGGGCCTCCTACACCGCGGCGCGGGTGAACTGCCCGCGCTCGACCTTGCAGAACCGGGCCGCGTCGCCCTTCGTGGCGATCTCGCGGATGATCGCAGCGTAGAGCGTGGCCTCGGGCGTCTTGCCACCGGGGCTCGACCACAGCCCGCGCTCCGCCATCGCTTCGATCATCTCTTTGGCCCGCATCGGCTGGCCGGCGTCAGCCAGGACCTGGGCCGCGGCGTCGAGCGCGCTGACCCGCTTGGGCTTCGGTTCGGCGGCGGGCTTGCGCGTGCGCTTCTTCTTCTCGGGCACGGGCTGGCCAGTGATGACCTCGACGGTCGGGTTGACCTCGGGCTCCGCGGCCTCTGCCCGGGCGGCGGCGATGCCCTGATCGGCGGGCGTGATTTCCGCGCTGGCCTTCTTCGAGCGCCGGCCCGTCGGCGCCGCATCACCC
Protein-coding regions in this window:
- a CDS encoding winged helix-turn-helix domain-containing protein — encoded protein: MKKDEIKIGNAYQAKVSDRIVTVRIDSTNSHGGWNATNTATGKRIRIKSAQRLRRAVGDAAPTGRRSKKASAEITPADQGIAAARAEAAEPEVNPTVEVITGQPVPEKKKRTRKPAAEPKPKRVSALDAAAQVLADAGQPMRAKEMIEAMAERGLWSSPGGKTPEATLYAAIIREIATKGDAARFCKVERGQFTRAAV